From Nonomuraea helvata, a single genomic window includes:
- a CDS encoding FAD-binding oxidoreductase — MNELRNLMNGRVLLPGDEGFDEARRPWNLAVDQPVRAVVEVADADDVAAAVGFARLHGLAVTAQPSGHGPSGDTDGTILLRTRGLGGVEIGNGVARVGAGVKWGEVLAAASPLGLTGLAGSSPVVSVVGYTLGGGLSWFSRKYGFASDSVRAFDAVDAEGRRIRVTADQDPELFWALRGGGGDFAIVTAVEFELSPAPFLHGGRIMWPIERAPEVLAAFREVTASAPDELTVWFDLLQIPGGPGFVMVDSTYLGRDPGALLRPFDLIGGAVSDNRRLLPVAELGSICDEPTDPSPGMSRCELLTGLDGEVAGVLLDEPIDPLVGVQIRHLGGALAKPADGGGAAGHLDEPYLVYAFGQPSETTGERLDRLGKALVPATSGRKPYTMLHGGEQAAAAFPRETLARLRDLKRSRDPHGVIKANFPVLG; from the coding sequence ATGAACGAACTGAGGAACCTGATGAACGGCCGCGTCCTCCTCCCCGGCGACGAGGGCTTCGACGAGGCGCGCAGGCCGTGGAACCTGGCCGTCGACCAGCCGGTGCGCGCGGTGGTCGAGGTGGCCGACGCGGACGACGTGGCGGCCGCGGTCGGTTTCGCCCGCCTGCACGGGCTGGCGGTGACCGCGCAGCCGAGCGGCCACGGCCCCTCCGGCGACACCGACGGCACGATCCTGCTGCGTACTCGCGGGCTCGGCGGAGTGGAGATCGGCAACGGGGTGGCCCGCGTCGGCGCGGGCGTGAAGTGGGGCGAGGTGCTGGCGGCGGCGAGCCCGCTCGGCCTGACCGGCCTCGCGGGCAGCTCCCCCGTGGTCAGCGTGGTCGGGTACACGCTGGGCGGCGGGCTGAGCTGGTTCAGCAGGAAGTACGGCTTCGCGTCCGACAGCGTGCGGGCCTTCGACGCGGTGGACGCCGAGGGCAGGCGGATCAGGGTGACGGCCGATCAGGATCCCGAGCTGTTCTGGGCGCTGCGGGGCGGCGGCGGCGACTTCGCGATCGTGACGGCGGTGGAGTTCGAGCTGAGCCCCGCGCCCTTCCTGCACGGCGGGCGGATCATGTGGCCGATCGAGCGGGCGCCCGAGGTGCTGGCCGCCTTCCGCGAGGTCACCGCGTCGGCGCCGGACGAGCTGACGGTCTGGTTCGACCTGCTGCAGATCCCCGGCGGTCCCGGGTTCGTCATGGTCGACAGCACGTATCTGGGCCGGGACCCGGGCGCGCTGCTGCGGCCCTTCGACCTGATCGGCGGGGCCGTCAGCGACAACCGGAGGCTGCTGCCGGTGGCCGAGCTGGGCTCCATCTGCGACGAGCCCACCGACCCCTCGCCGGGGATGAGCCGGTGCGAGCTGCTGACCGGGCTGGACGGCGAGGTGGCCGGCGTGCTGCTGGACGAGCCGATCGATCCGCTGGTGGGCGTGCAGATCCGGCATCTGGGCGGCGCGCTCGCCAAGCCCGCGGACGGTGGCGGCGCCGCGGGGCACCTGGACGAGCCGTACCTGGTCTACGCGTTCGGCCAGCCTTCCGAGACGACGGGCGAGCGCCTCGACCGGCTGGGCAAGGCGCTGGTGCCGGCGACCAGCGGGCGCAAGCCGTACACGATGCTGCATGGCGGTGAGCAGGCCGCGGCCGCGTTCCCGCGCGAGACGCTGGCCAGGCTGCGCGACCTCAAGCGCTCCCGCGACCCGCACGGTGTGATCAAGGCGAACTTCCCCGTGCTCGGGTAG
- a CDS encoding BTAD domain-containing putative transcriptional regulator — protein sequence MFGPLEVDDDEGNRLDPGTRKQRAVLARLALEPGRVVPLDLLIEELWAGEAPAKATATLQAYVSHLRRVLEPDRKPRTPPQVLLTREPGYLLNITPGQTDVGRFAAWAADGARLVRQGRHAEAGRTLDRALALWRGEPLAEFPDLAPAAAARLGELRLAAEEDRLEARLALGEASVADLEALTEAHPYRERAWGLLVLGLYRAGRQADALAALRRVRALLADELGIEPGPELRRLEQAVFEQAPELDAGTPARAGTPARAEAPASAGAMPARAGAAPAGSPRPAPAFDGDRLVAREGELRALEELLSEARRGRGGLVLVTGEAGIGKTSLARAAADLAAARGFRVEWGRCLDGGTAPAFWPWTKAGLIPPRPHAELFDLYDAVLTELRKGPLLVVLEDLHWADASSLRLLGHVAGELARTSALIVATLRPEPGDHPEQLRETLGVLAREGGRVPLKPFDASGIRDYLRLYDVAADPQELLDRSGGNPFYLTELLRLPERERHLVPPGARDVIERRLARLPEPTQELLRAAAVAGREVELDLLAALVDRSIEEVMSQLEPALAAGLLAELSNGAADYRFSHALVRQALDAGLTRLGRARLHLRAAEHLETVPGADPAILAGHFAAAARLGGAPKAATYATRAAGQAARRHGYQEAVQLWELALDHLPPGDSPGRCHVLTELGQARRTMGDAQGAYRDLSEAVAQAQRLGDGDALVAAVSVFGGLSVWNWRPYGTVDEDMVAILEDLLAGDLDDRSRAALLGTLGIELYYGPRRAEGERLALDAIDLARRSGESMLLARALNNYLIASFVPGRNRERLAAAEEMLAVPGLPREAKVVGRVLRMSCLLRAGDLDEWRRDLARCEQLLHEVDRPELEAMVRVSQSADHVLHGRWAEVEALLERFPTIAFGASLWGLDVRRLSGLYACRRGQGRVAELVDELVAAGDRPGMTLVRPLAILASLDVGRTDRARRLVERWGVDLQEDWSADFFFPVWGLVAAQLGTPDPGDMYERLLPIAGQPVIMGMGSAALGSVQDVLAELALRLGHRDKALEHNAAAIATHRRLGLAYWESRSLARRAELTQ from the coding sequence ATGTTCGGCCCACTTGAGGTGGACGACGACGAGGGCAACCGGCTCGACCCCGGTACCCGCAAGCAGCGGGCGGTCCTCGCCAGGCTGGCGCTCGAACCCGGCCGGGTCGTCCCGCTCGACCTGCTGATCGAGGAGCTGTGGGCGGGCGAGGCGCCGGCCAAGGCCACGGCGACGCTGCAGGCGTACGTCTCGCACCTGCGGCGGGTGCTCGAGCCGGACCGCAAGCCGCGCACGCCGCCCCAGGTGCTGCTCACCCGCGAACCCGGCTACCTGCTGAACATCACACCCGGCCAGACCGACGTGGGCCGCTTCGCCGCGTGGGCCGCCGACGGCGCGCGCCTAGTGAGACAGGGGCGGCACGCGGAGGCGGGCCGGACGCTGGACCGGGCGCTCGCGCTGTGGCGCGGGGAGCCGCTGGCCGAGTTCCCCGATCTGGCGCCGGCGGCCGCCGCGCGGCTGGGCGAGCTGCGACTGGCGGCCGAGGAGGATCGGCTGGAGGCCCGGCTGGCGCTGGGAGAGGCCAGCGTGGCCGACCTGGAGGCGCTGACGGAGGCGCATCCCTACCGCGAGCGGGCGTGGGGGCTGCTGGTGCTCGGGCTGTACCGGGCAGGACGCCAGGCCGACGCGCTCGCGGCGCTGCGCAGGGTGCGCGCCCTGCTCGCCGACGAGCTGGGCATCGAGCCGGGGCCGGAGCTGAGGCGGCTGGAACAGGCCGTGTTCGAGCAGGCGCCCGAGCTCGACGCCGGAACGCCCGCGAGAGCCGGAACGCCCGCGAGAGCCGAGGCGCCCGCGAGTGCCGGGGCGATGCCCGCGCGAGCCGGGGCGGCGCCCGCGGGCAGCCCGAGGCCCGCGCCCGCCTTCGACGGGGACCGGCTCGTGGCCAGGGAGGGCGAGCTGCGTGCCCTGGAGGAGCTGCTGTCCGAGGCCCGGCGCGGCAGGGGCGGGCTGGTCCTGGTCACCGGTGAGGCGGGCATCGGGAAGACGAGCCTGGCCAGGGCGGCCGCCGACCTCGCCGCCGCCCGGGGCTTCAGGGTGGAGTGGGGGCGCTGCCTCGACGGCGGCACGGCTCCGGCGTTCTGGCCCTGGACCAAGGCGGGCCTGATCCCTCCGCGCCCGCACGCCGAGCTGTTCGACCTGTACGACGCCGTACTGACCGAGCTGCGCAAGGGCCCCCTGCTGGTGGTGCTCGAGGACCTGCACTGGGCCGACGCCTCCTCGCTGAGGCTGCTCGGCCACGTCGCGGGCGAGCTGGCGCGGACCTCCGCGCTCATCGTCGCCACGCTCAGGCCTGAGCCCGGCGACCATCCGGAGCAGCTGCGCGAGACCCTCGGCGTGCTGGCCAGGGAGGGCGGCAGGGTGCCGCTGAAACCGTTCGACGCCTCGGGCATACGCGACTACCTGCGCCTGTACGACGTGGCGGCCGACCCGCAGGAGCTGCTCGACCGGTCGGGCGGCAACCCGTTCTACCTCACCGAGCTGCTCCGCCTGCCGGAACGCGAGCGCCACCTCGTCCCTCCCGGCGCCCGCGACGTCATCGAACGCCGGCTGGCCCGCCTTCCCGAGCCCACCCAGGAGCTGCTCAGAGCCGCCGCGGTCGCGGGCCGCGAGGTGGAGCTGGACCTGCTGGCCGCCCTGGTGGACCGCTCGATCGAAGAGGTCATGTCGCAGCTGGAGCCCGCGCTGGCCGCCGGGCTGCTCGCCGAGCTGTCCAACGGGGCCGCCGACTACCGCTTCTCCCACGCCCTCGTACGTCAGGCCCTCGACGCGGGGCTCACCAGGCTGGGCCGCGCCCGCCTGCACCTGCGGGCCGCCGAGCACCTGGAGACCGTGCCCGGCGCCGACCCCGCGATCCTGGCGGGGCACTTCGCCGCAGCGGCCCGGCTGGGCGGCGCACCCAAGGCCGCCACGTACGCGACGCGGGCCGCCGGGCAGGCCGCGCGGCGGCACGGCTACCAGGAGGCCGTCCAGCTGTGGGAGCTGGCGCTTGACCACCTCCCGCCCGGCGACTCGCCCGGACGCTGCCACGTGCTGACCGAGCTGGGCCAGGCCCGCCGCACCATGGGCGACGCCCAGGGCGCCTACCGCGACCTGAGCGAGGCGGTCGCCCAGGCCCAGCGGCTCGGCGACGGGGACGCGCTGGTGGCGGCGGTCTCGGTCTTCGGCGGCCTGTCGGTGTGGAACTGGCGCCCGTACGGCACCGTGGACGAGGACATGGTCGCGATCCTGGAGGACCTCCTGGCGGGCGACCTCGACGACCGGTCCAGGGCCGCGCTCCTGGGCACGCTCGGCATCGAGCTGTACTACGGCCCCCGGCGGGCCGAGGGCGAGCGGCTGGCGCTCGACGCGATCGACCTGGCCCGCCGCTCGGGCGAGTCCATGCTGCTGGCCAGGGCGCTCAACAACTACCTGATCGCGAGCTTCGTACCGGGCCGCAACCGCGAACGGCTGGCGGCGGCCGAGGAGATGCTGGCCGTGCCCGGCCTGCCCAGGGAGGCCAAGGTGGTGGGGCGGGTGCTGCGCATGTCGTGCCTGCTGCGCGCCGGCGACCTGGACGAGTGGAGGAGGGACCTGGCCCGCTGCGAGCAGCTGCTCCACGAGGTGGACCGGCCCGAGCTGGAGGCCATGGTCCGCGTCTCCCAGTCCGCCGACCACGTGCTGCACGGCCGGTGGGCGGAGGTGGAGGCGCTGCTCGAACGCTTCCCCACGATCGCCTTCGGGGCGAGCCTGTGGGGCCTGGACGTCCGCCGCCTGTCCGGCCTCTACGCGTGCCGGCGTGGCCAGGGCCGGGTGGCGGAGCTGGTGGACGAGCTGGTGGCCGCGGGCGACCGCCCAGGCATGACCCTGGTACGCCCGCTCGCCATCCTCGCCTCCCTGGACGTGGGGCGCACCGACCGGGCGCGCAGGCTCGTCGAACGGTGGGGTGTGGACCTGCAGGAGGACTGGTCGGCGGACTTCTTCTTCCCGGTCTGGGGGCTCGTGGCCGCCCAGCTCGGCACGCCTGACCCCGGCGACATGTACGAGCGGCTGCTGCCGATCGCCGGGCAGCCGGTCATCATGGGCATGGGCAGCGCGGCCCTGGGCTCCGTGCAGGACGTGCTGGCCGAGCTCGCGCTCCGGCTCGGGCACAGGGACAAGGCGCTCGAGCACAACGCGGCCGCCATCGCCACGCATCGGCGGCTCGGGCTGGCCTACTGGGAGTCGCGCAGCCTCGCCCGCCGCGCCGAGCTGACGCAATGA
- the ligD gene encoding non-homologous end-joining DNA ligase, producing MPVIEVAGREVSITSPDKVVFPQSGHTKLDLVRYYQAVGEAALRGVHGRPMVLKRFVHGIEQEAFFQKRAPAKRPDWIEVAELKYRSGLGAEEVVCTDLAQLLWVVNLGCVDLNPHPVRSDDLSRPDELRIDLDPVPGVPWSDVLATAQVAREVLADHGLVAWPKTSGSRGFHVYARIERRWPFAKVRKAAETVAREVERRAPDLATSRWWKEERHGVFVDFNQNAYDRTVASSYSVRAVPDARVSTPLTWDEVPGCHPEAYTIDTVPKRLASVGDPWEDMDLHPGSLDGLLRLADELGPAPKPPKGAGRRQQTMPVIEIARAEHKDEALAGFERWKARHPEVAAKLEPADVLVDGMRGRSSVWYRVRVNLQHVPEEQRPEQEPLEVDYDPWRGAGGPAPS from the coding sequence ATGCCTGTCATCGAGGTCGCGGGGCGCGAGGTCAGCATCACCAGCCCCGACAAGGTGGTCTTCCCGCAGAGCGGCCACACCAAGCTCGACCTGGTCCGCTACTACCAGGCCGTGGGCGAGGCGGCGCTGCGGGGCGTCCACGGGCGGCCGATGGTGCTCAAGCGGTTCGTGCACGGCATCGAGCAGGAGGCCTTCTTCCAGAAGCGCGCCCCGGCCAAGCGGCCCGACTGGATCGAGGTGGCCGAGCTGAAATACCGCTCGGGGCTCGGCGCCGAGGAGGTCGTCTGCACCGACCTGGCCCAGCTGCTCTGGGTGGTCAATCTGGGGTGCGTCGACCTCAACCCCCATCCGGTGCGCTCCGACGACCTGTCCAGGCCCGACGAGCTCCGCATCGACCTCGACCCGGTGCCCGGCGTCCCGTGGTCCGACGTGCTGGCGACCGCGCAGGTGGCCCGCGAGGTGCTGGCCGACCACGGGCTGGTCGCCTGGCCCAAGACGTCAGGGTCGCGGGGGTTCCATGTGTACGCCCGGATCGAGCGGCGCTGGCCGTTCGCCAAGGTGCGCAAGGCCGCCGAGACGGTGGCCCGCGAGGTGGAGCGGCGGGCTCCCGACCTGGCCACCAGCCGGTGGTGGAAGGAGGAGCGGCACGGCGTCTTCGTCGACTTCAACCAGAACGCCTACGACCGCACGGTGGCCTCCTCCTACTCCGTGCGCGCCGTCCCCGATGCGCGCGTCTCGACGCCTCTGACCTGGGACGAGGTGCCGGGCTGCCACCCCGAGGCGTACACGATCGACACGGTGCCTAAGCGCCTGGCCTCGGTGGGCGACCCGTGGGAGGACATGGACCTGCACCCGGGCTCGCTGGACGGGCTGCTGCGGCTGGCCGACGAGCTCGGGCCCGCGCCCAAGCCGCCCAAGGGCGCGGGGCGCCGGCAGCAGACCATGCCCGTCATCGAGATCGCGCGGGCCGAGCACAAGGACGAGGCGCTGGCCGGGTTCGAGCGGTGGAAGGCCCGCCATCCGGAGGTCGCGGCCAAGCTGGAGCCCGCCGACGTGCTGGTCGACGGCATGCGGGGGCGCAGCAGCGTGTGGTATCGCGTCCGGGTCAACCTCCAGCATGTGCCGGAGGAGCAGCGGCCGGAGCAGGAGCCGCTGGAGGTCGACTACGACCCCTGGCGCGGCGCCGGAGGCCCCGCCCCGAGCTGA
- a CDS encoding class I SAM-dependent methyltransferase → MIYEHPLAYVLGLEGIALMRSFTGEHDRAFVEARLAEIRKFLDDDSLADAAVEVARLDTVEGYRIWSRNYDGPNSAFDLDEPFIREIVDALPAGDALDAACGTGRMAAYLAGRGHRVRGVDSSPDMLERARLRVPQAEFLPGELSSLPVPGESVDLVVCSLALTHVPVLDPVLAEFGRVLRPGGHVVIADIHPEGVAQGVVPPVRLPDGRPGRVATYRHLVGDYVRAALAAGLQVRRCEEPRHPAGEPRERTDVLEAWDVWPWALWDLAPEAAHAAIAGTPSMLFWHFQR, encoded by the coding sequence GTGATCTACGAGCACCCGTTGGCGTACGTGCTGGGCCTGGAGGGCATCGCCCTGATGCGGTCCTTCACCGGCGAGCACGACCGTGCGTTCGTCGAGGCACGCCTCGCCGAGATCCGTAAGTTCCTCGATGACGACTCCCTGGCCGACGCCGCCGTCGAGGTGGCTCGCTTGGACACCGTGGAGGGTTACCGGATCTGGTCGCGGAACTACGACGGGCCCAACAGCGCGTTCGACCTCGACGAGCCGTTCATCAGGGAGATCGTCGACGCGTTGCCGGCCGGCGACGCGCTGGACGCGGCGTGCGGCACCGGCAGGATGGCGGCCTACCTGGCCGGTCGCGGCCATCGGGTGCGCGGCGTGGACAGCTCGCCCGACATGCTGGAGCGGGCGCGCCTACGGGTGCCGCAGGCGGAGTTCCTGCCGGGCGAGCTGTCCTCCCTGCCGGTGCCCGGCGAGTCCGTCGACCTGGTGGTCTGCTCGCTGGCGTTGACGCACGTGCCCGTGCTGGACCCGGTGCTGGCCGAGTTCGGCCGGGTTTTGCGGCCCGGCGGGCATGTGGTGATCGCCGACATCCATCCCGAGGGCGTGGCGCAGGGGGTGGTCCCGCCCGTACGGCTGCCGGACGGCCGGCCGGGGAGGGTGGCCACCTACCGCCATCTGGTCGGGGACTACGTACGGGCCGCGCTGGCGGCGGGGCTCCAGGTGCGGCGCTGCGAGGAGCCCCGGCATCCGGCAGGGGAGCCGCGCGAGCGGACCGACGTCCTGGAGGCGTGGGACGTGTGGCCGTGGGCCTTGTGGGATCTGGCGCCCGAGGCGGCGCACGCGGCCATCGCCGGGACGCCGTCCATGCTGTTCTGGCACTTTCAGCGCTAG
- a CDS encoding NAD(P)-dependent alcohol dehydrogenase: protein MRAALFDRYGPPDVLYVGTVPKPAPGPGEVLVRVHATSVNGGELHGRAGKMRPVTGLMQRGFPKRMGLDFTGEVVAVGPDPAEPGPRPGDRVWGALDRTFGSVAEYLAVRPRHLSLVPEGLDLVAASALPVGTVAITALRDKAELRPGERLLVRGGSGGVGVTAVQLGRALGAHVTALAGARNLDLVRDLGAHEAYDYATTRPADLPPFDVVMDTVGTDHAAYRRLLTPSGRMVAIAFDVNRIAASLSYIAASTLYGRRRVRFFSGRPTHRLLADLTRYVQTGAIRPVVDTVFPLEEIAEAHRALEAGGVSGKIIVRLV, encoded by the coding sequence ATGCGCGCAGCCCTGTTCGACCGGTACGGGCCACCGGACGTGCTGTACGTGGGCACGGTGCCGAAGCCGGCCCCCGGACCCGGCGAGGTGCTGGTGCGCGTGCACGCCACCAGCGTGAACGGCGGCGAGCTGCACGGCCGGGCGGGCAAGATGCGGCCCGTGACCGGGCTGATGCAGCGAGGCTTCCCGAAACGCATGGGGCTCGACTTCACCGGTGAGGTCGTCGCCGTGGGCCCGGACCCGGCCGAACCCGGACCCCGGCCGGGCGACCGGGTGTGGGGCGCGCTGGACCGCACGTTCGGCAGCGTCGCCGAGTACCTGGCCGTCCGCCCCCGTCACCTGTCCCTCGTCCCGGAGGGCCTCGACCTGGTGGCGGCCTCGGCACTCCCGGTGGGCACCGTAGCGATCACGGCACTGCGCGACAAGGCGGAACTGCGGCCGGGCGAGCGCCTGCTCGTACGCGGCGGCAGCGGCGGCGTCGGGGTCACGGCGGTGCAGCTCGGCAGGGCACTCGGCGCCCACGTCACCGCGCTCGCCGGGGCACGGAACCTCGACCTCGTCCGCGACCTCGGCGCCCACGAGGCCTATGACTACGCCACCACGCGGCCTGCGGATCTGCCGCCATTCGACGTGGTCATGGACACCGTCGGCACCGACCACGCCGCCTACCGGCGCCTCCTGACCCCGTCGGGTCGCATGGTGGCGATAGCCTTCGACGTCAACCGGATCGCCGCGTCCCTGTCGTACATCGCCGCCTCCACCCTGTACGGCCGGCGGCGCGTGCGCTTCTTCAGCGGCCGGCCCACCCACCGCCTCCTCGCCGACCTCACCCGGTACGTGCAGACCGGCGCCATCCGCCCGGTCGTGGACACCGTGTTCCCCCTGGAAGAGATCGCCGAGGCGCACCGGGCCCTGGAGGCGGGCGGCGTGAGCGGCAAGATCATCGTCCGCCTCGTCTGA
- a CDS encoding helix-turn-helix domain-containing protein produces the protein MPDHPSQMESAQVLRADARHNRVRILEAARESFATRGLDVPMAAIARRAGVGVATLYRRFPSRESLITEVFGDELATCASVVDEALADPDPWRGFCSMIEKVCAMQVADRGFTEAFLTAFPDAIDYERTRMRAEQGFAEVMRRAKAAGRLRADFDLADLTLVLKANCGVATGTSQAAAAASRRLVAYLLQSFRAEHAEPLPPAPPLTLDSLIKAAG, from the coding sequence ATGCCTGATCATCCCTCTCAGATGGAGTCCGCGCAGGTGCTGCGGGCCGACGCGCGGCACAACCGCGTGCGCATCCTCGAGGCCGCGCGGGAGTCGTTCGCCACGCGCGGGCTCGACGTGCCCATGGCGGCCATCGCGCGGCGCGCCGGGGTCGGCGTGGCCACGCTCTACCGGCGTTTCCCGTCGCGGGAGTCGCTGATCACGGAGGTGTTCGGCGACGAGCTGGCCACGTGCGCGTCGGTCGTGGACGAGGCGCTGGCCGATCCGGACCCGTGGCGGGGGTTCTGCTCGATGATCGAGAAGGTGTGCGCGATGCAGGTCGCCGATCGGGGGTTCACCGAGGCGTTCCTGACGGCGTTCCCCGACGCGATCGACTACGAGCGTACGCGGATGCGGGCCGAGCAGGGCTTCGCCGAGGTGATGCGGCGGGCCAAGGCCGCGGGGCGGCTGCGGGCCGACTTCGACCTGGCCGACCTGACGCTGGTGCTCAAGGCCAACTGCGGCGTCGCCACCGGAACGAGCCAGGCCGCGGCGGCGGCGTCGCGGCGGCTGGTGGCGTACCTGCTGCAGTCCTTCCGGGCCGAGCACGCCGAGCCCCTGCCGCCGGCGCCGCCGCTCACACTCGACTCCCTGATCAAGGCGGCAGGCTGA